A window of bacterium genomic DNA:
AAAGATAAATATCCATCCTGATATTTTTAATCTTTTATTCATAATATTAAATTATATCAGATATATCTCTTTTTTGTCAACAATATATTTAATTGAACCTGTGATTCAGACACTGGACATCAGACATAAGACTATAGACTCTATTTATGCAGGAAATTAGGGTGGTGTCTGAAAATAACGCTAATAGTGAAATCTATACAGATTTGGTGTCCAAAAGGGGATAAGGAGATAAAGGGAGATATGGAGATTATTTATTGTAATTTGCAAAATTTTAGAATGAATTTATCTCCTAATCTCCATAATCCCCATATCTCCTTTTCTTACACTATTTCAACCTTTATGCTAGATTAAGACACCACCGAAAAACGCGAAAAACACGAAAAAAAGATATTTTCCTCTCTGTTTCTCTGCGTCTCTGCGGTTAGAAATTTCTGAAATCCTCTGATTTTTCTTGCATTTTGTTATTTTTTGTGTTATAATTTTTTTCTGAAAGGGTAGGGGATGAACAGGGAAATTTTAGAGGTTAAAGAATTTTTTAATAGATTAGCTTCCTACTATGACTTGATTTATAATGAACAATTTAAGGAAAAAACTAAAGGAGAAATTACCTTTCTCCAAAATTTCCTGCCTAAAAAAGGTAAAATATTAGATATTGCCTGTGGAACTGGAAGACACCTCCTACCACTAAAAATGCTTGGTTATGAGGTAATTGGAATTGACTTATCAAAGAATATGCTTCAAATTCCAAGAAATAAGATTAAAAACTTAAAGTTCAATATTAAACTTATACAAGGAGATATGAGATTTCTTCCTTTACAAAATCAATCCATCGTTGGGGTAATCTGTTTGTTTTCATCTTTTTGTCATTTACTTACTTTAGATAACCAGAAAAAAACGGTCAATGAAATTTATCGAA
This region includes:
- a CDS encoding methyltransferase domain-containing protein, which translates into the protein MNREILEVKEFFNRLASYYDLIYNEQFKEKTKGEITFLQNFLPKKGKILDIACGTGRHLLPLKMLGYEVIGIDLSKNMLQIPRNKIKNLKFNIKLIQGDMRFLPLQNQSIVGVICLFSSFCHLLTLDNQKKTVNEIYRILKNNGVVIIDVANWYWLKKQWQKKGEKIGIIPGTQKITVHLENRYIDNPLRTKLCHYTKEDLRRLFSIFPRVDFYGSFSLNAKFNSQSSRIIMVAKKKQLEYKV